A DNA window from Streptomyces parvus contains the following coding sequences:
- a CDS encoding ABC transporter ATP-binding protein — MTMPKQQTTPRVPAAAGAGPAAGVRLTDVAVRFRSKKRDVTALSDVSLDVAPGEFVAIVGPSGCGKSTLLKLVAGLLTASSGDVLLGGERVTGPRHDIGYVFQRAALLEWRSAQRNILLQAEIRRMEPAVARGRADELIRMTGLGGFEDAYPHELSGGMQQRVALCRALLHEPPVLLMDEPFGALDALTREQMNTELNRIWRTTGTTVLLVTHSISEAVYLADRVVVMSPRPGTVTEIIEVGLPAERDYSETLGRPEFRAAAAHIRDLLGAVSAHD; from the coding sequence ATGACGATGCCGAAGCAGCAGACGACACCGCGCGTTCCGGCCGCCGCAGGGGCGGGCCCGGCGGCCGGGGTCCGGCTCACGGACGTGGCGGTCCGGTTCCGGAGCAAGAAGCGCGATGTCACCGCGCTCAGCGATGTCTCGCTGGACGTGGCGCCGGGGGAGTTCGTCGCCATCGTCGGACCGTCGGGGTGCGGCAAGTCCACCCTGCTCAAGCTGGTGGCAGGTCTGCTCACCGCCTCCTCGGGGGATGTCCTGCTCGGTGGCGAGCGCGTCACCGGTCCCCGGCACGACATCGGTTACGTCTTCCAGCGCGCGGCCCTGCTGGAGTGGCGCTCGGCGCAGCGCAACATCCTGCTCCAGGCCGAGATCCGCCGCATGGAACCGGCCGTGGCGCGGGGCCGGGCCGACGAGCTGATCCGGATGACCGGACTGGGCGGATTCGAGGACGCCTACCCGCACGAGCTCTCCGGCGGCATGCAGCAACGCGTCGCGCTCTGCCGGGCGTTGCTGCACGAACCGCCGGTCCTCCTGATGGACGAGCCCTTCGGGGCGCTGGACGCCCTCACCCGCGAGCAGATGAACACCGAGCTGAACCGCATCTGGCGCACCACCGGCACCACGGTCCTGCTGGTCACCCACTCCATCTCGGAGGCCGTCTACCTGGCCGACCGGGTGGTGGTGATGAGCCCGCGCCCCGGCACCGTCACGGAGATCATCGAGGTGGGCCTGCCCGCCGAGCGCGACTACAGCGAGACGCTGGGCCGCCCGGAGTTCCGGGCGGCGGCGGCACACATCCGCGACTTGCTGGGGGCGGTGTCCGCGCACGACTGA
- a CDS encoding ABC transporter substrate-binding protein, protein MHARRLLIGVVPLVLLATACGGEDTSTSTSDSGKKLDKVTLTLNWYPYGEHAPFYYGKQQKIFEKHGIDLDIRAGQGSQKTVQATAAGQSDFGWADTPALLAGVDQGVKVKSLGVFLQTTPASVQSFDAKGIEGPGDLKGRTIAGTAGDALSKTFPIFLKKNGIGESDVTVQNTDPAGKIAAVISGKTDGLLGYASDQGPTMQDKAEKPVSYLRFSEHGLNFYSNGLLAGQRILASKPAVAERMVKAVSEAWAAAAKAPEPAVAAMEGASEQLPPKTVLSEQFATTLTLLHTAATEGKAPGVNTEADWQQTIDVFAEAGMVTEPKAVGEYWDTKTALKG, encoded by the coding sequence ATGCATGCGCGCAGACTCCTGATCGGTGTCGTACCCCTCGTCCTCCTCGCCACCGCCTGCGGCGGCGAGGACACGTCGACCAGCACCAGCGACTCCGGCAAGAAGCTGGACAAGGTCACGCTGACGCTCAACTGGTATCCGTACGGCGAGCACGCGCCGTTCTACTACGGCAAGCAGCAGAAGATCTTCGAGAAGCACGGCATCGACCTGGACATCCGCGCGGGCCAGGGCTCCCAGAAGACGGTCCAGGCGACGGCCGCCGGGCAGAGTGACTTCGGCTGGGCCGACACCCCGGCCCTGCTCGCGGGCGTCGACCAGGGGGTGAAGGTGAAGAGCCTCGGTGTCTTCCTCCAGACGACCCCGGCCTCCGTGCAGTCCTTCGACGCGAAGGGCATCGAGGGGCCCGGCGATCTGAAGGGGCGGACGATCGCGGGGACGGCCGGGGACGCGCTGTCCAAGACCTTCCCGATCTTCCTGAAGAAGAACGGCATCGGGGAGTCCGACGTCACCGTCCAGAACACCGACCCGGCGGGCAAGATCGCCGCGGTGATCTCCGGAAAGACCGACGGCCTCCTGGGCTACGCAAGCGACCAGGGCCCGACCATGCAGGACAAGGCGGAGAAGCCGGTCTCCTACCTCCGCTTCTCCGAGCACGGCCTGAACTTCTACTCCAACGGGCTGCTCGCCGGACAGAGGATCCTCGCCTCGAAGCCCGCGGTGGCGGAGCGCATGGTGAAGGCGGTCAGCGAGGCCTGGGCGGCCGCCGCGAAGGCGCCCGAGCCGGCGGTGGCGGCGATGGAGGGGGCGTCCGAGCAACTGCCGCCGAAAACGGTGCTGTCCGAGCAGTTCGCGACGACGCTGACGCTGCTCCACACGGCGGCGACCGAGGGCAAGGCGCCCGGCGTCAACACCGAGGCGGACTGGCAGCAGACCATCGACGTCTTTGCCGAGGCCGGCATGGTCACCGAGCCGAAGGCCGTCGGTGAGTACTGGGACACGAAGACGGCGCTGAAGGGATGA